Genomic segment of uncultured Methanobrevibacter sp.:
CATCTTCAACAAATTTTGGAATATCTGATGCACGAGCAAACATAACATCTATATCTTTATTAAAAGTAGCAGAAATTAATTTCCTGTTAGCATTATCTTTTAATCCTAATCCAGCTTTTTCTAAGATAGCTATTGAAGGATCACTAATTCTTCCTTTAGAAGGTACAGCAATTTTTAATTTCATTTTAAATCTTCTCATTTTATTTATGTGATATGATATATTATTTTTTTTATTAATACTTTTTTAAAGTGTTGAAATTCTTCATATTTTTTAATATTTTTAGATTTTACTATCAAATAATACAAAATGTTTAAATATAATAGAAATTATAATGATATTAAGCTTAAGATTAATTTAAATTTATCATTAAGTTATAATTGATTATTTTGAGGTGAAAAACATGTCTGAAATACCAAAAGCTCCTATCGCAAGGATTATCAAAGATACTGGTGCTGAAAGAGTTAGTGAAGATGCAAAAGCTGAATTAGCTGAATATCTTGAAGAAGTAGCTCGTAACGTTGCAATTGAAGCAAACAATGTTGCTAAAATCGCTAAACGTAAAACTATCAAACCAGAAGATATTAAATTAGCTATTAAAAATTTAGAATAGTTATTTTATTCGACTTTTTTTTATTTTTTTTTTAGGTGTTATTATGACTGATAATACTATTTTAATTAAAGATGCATTAATTTTAAACCCTGTAGATTTTAAACAAATAAAAGGTTCTCTTTTAATTAAAAATGATAAAATCGCAGAAATCGATACTGATATTGATGAAACTAATGTTGATAAAGTTATTGATGGAACTGGAAAAATATTACTTCCAGGATTTGTAAACACTCATACACATTTATCAATGACATTATTTAGAGGATTAGCTGATGATTTAAGTTTAGATTCATGGTTAAACGATAATATTTGGCCAATGGAAGCAAATCTCACCTCTGAATACTGCTATATTGGAGCTCTTTTAGGAGCTGTTGAATTAATTAAATCTGGAACAACTACTTTCAGCGACATGTATTTTTACATGGAAGATGTTGCAAAAGCTGTTGAAGAATCTGGAATCAGAGCAGTTTTATCTTACGGTATGATTGATTTTGGTGATGATGAAAAAAGAGAACATGAAATTAAAGAAAACATAGCATTATTTGAAAAATGCAATGGTATGGCTGACGGAAGAATTAAAGTATTTTTCGGACCTCATTCTCCATATACTGCTTCAAAAGATTTACTTGAAGATGTAAGATGGTTAGCTAATGAATATAATACTGGAATACATATTCATGTTAGTGAAACTCAAAAAGAAATAAATGATTCACTTGAAGCTCATGATTTAAGACCATTTGAATATTTGGATTCAATTGGATTTTTAGGTCCTGATGTTGTAGCTGCACATAGTGTATGGTTATCTCATGATGAAATTAAAATCATTAAAGAAAACAATGTTAAAATTTCACATAATCCATGTAGTAACATGAAATTAGCTTCAGGTATAGCTCCAATCACTGACTTGATTAATAATGATATCTGTGTTGGAATAGGAACAGATGGAGCTTCATCAAATAATAATCTTGACTTAATTGAAGAATTAAGAACTGCTTCTTTACTTCAAAAAGTTAATTTATTAAATCCTAAAGCATTAACTTCTGATGAAGCATTAGCTATGGGAACTATTAAAGGAGCAGAAGTTTTAGGGCTTGAAAATGAAATAGGATCAATTGAAGTAGGTAAAAAAGCAGATTTAATTTTAATTGATACTAATAATGCTAATATGGTTCCAGACAGTTCATGTACCAGTTCCAATATTATTTATTCAGCAAATGGTTATAATGTAGATACTACTATATGTAACGGTAAAATTTTAATGGAAAATAGGAAATTAACCACATTAGATGAAGAAGAAATCTATAAAAAAGCTAGAAAAGCTATTGAAGAGCTTAAAGAAGCTCGTAATCAATAATTTTTTTATCTAGCTTCAAATTTTATTTTATTTTTGTTTAACACAATACTTTTTTTCCAGGAATCATTGCTTTTGGGGAAATCTGATCTGAAATGAGCTCCTCTACTTTCTCTACGTAATATTGCTGATTTAACAACTAAAGTAGCTATTTCAACCATATTTATTACTTCAAGAGCAGTTACAAGTTCATTATTATATTGAGATTTATTTTCAACTTTTAAATTGTCTAAATCTTTTTTCATTTCCTGTAATTCTTTTAAAGCATCATTTAATGTTTTTTCATCTCTTACAATTCCTACTTTTTCCCACATTAATTTTTTAAGATTATTTTTAAAGGTAACAGGATTAATAGAACCGTCTTTAATTAAACTTTCAATTCTTGCTTTTTCTTCATTTACCATTTCAAGGTTTTCTTTTAATTCTGTCTGTTTAGCTATTTTACTAGCAGTTTCACCAGCTATTTTTCCAAATACCTGTGTGTCTGCCAAAGCATTTCCACCTAAACGGTTAGCTCCATGTACTCCTCCAGATACTTCTCCAGCAGCAAATAAATTATTTATATTTGTAGAACAGTCTGTTTTTATTTTCACACCACCCATAAAGTGATGTGCAGTTGGAGCTACTTCTATTTTCTCATTTTTAATGTCAATACCTACATTTTTAAATTGTAAAACCATGGTTTCTAATTTTTCATCAATTAAATCATCTGGGAGATGTGAAATATCCAAATATACTCCACCATGTTCGCTTCCTCTTTCTTCTATAATTTCCTGGTAAATTGATCTTGCAACAACATCACGGGTAGCTAATTCCATTTTTTCAGGAGCATATTTTTTCATAAAACGTTCTCCGTCTTTATTTAATAACTTACCACCTTCAGCTCTTACAGCTTCAGTTACAAGAATTCCTTTTTTGGAATCTGGAGTTACCATTCCTGTTGGGTGGAATTGTATCTGTTCCATATCTATTAAATTAGCTCCGGCATTCCATGCAAGCATAAATCCGTCACCATTTTTTTGAGTGGTATTGGAGGTAATTGGATATAAGTTACCTGCTCCTCCACTAGCTAATATAACTGCTTTGGATTTAAAGTAAATTATTTGAGAATTTGCTAAATCAAATCCTACAGCTCCTATAACTTGTCTTAAGTTTTCATCTAAAACAAGGGAAGTAACCATTACTTCTTCAATAGTGTCAATGTCTCTTTTAATAATTTCTTCTTTAAGAGCAGTCATTAATTCATGACCTGTTCTGTCTCCCTGGAAACAGGTTCTTCTGTATTGTTGACCACCAAATGGTCTTTGATTTATTTTTCCAGATTCCTGGCGATCAAATATTGCTCCATAGTTTTCCAGGTCTATTAATCTATCTGGAGCTTCATG
This window contains:
- a CDS encoding histone family protein → MSEIPKAPIARIIKDTGAERVSEDAKAELAEYLEEVARNVAIEANNVAKIAKRKTIKPEDIKLAIKNLE
- a CDS encoding amidohydrolase family protein, whose amino-acid sequence is MTDNTILIKDALILNPVDFKQIKGSLLIKNDKIAEIDTDIDETNVDKVIDGTGKILLPGFVNTHTHLSMTLFRGLADDLSLDSWLNDNIWPMEANLTSEYCYIGALLGAVELIKSGTTTFSDMYFYMEDVAKAVEESGIRAVLSYGMIDFGDDEKREHEIKENIALFEKCNGMADGRIKVFFGPHSPYTASKDLLEDVRWLANEYNTGIHIHVSETQKEINDSLEAHDLRPFEYLDSIGFLGPDVVAAHSVWLSHDEIKIIKENNVKISHNPCSNMKLASGIAPITDLINNDICVGIGTDGASSNNNLDLIEELRTASLLQKVNLLNPKALTSDEALAMGTIKGAEVLGLENEIGSIEVGKKADLILIDTNNANMVPDSSCTSSNIIYSANGYNVDTTICNGKILMENRKLTTLDEEEIYKKARKAIEELKEARNQ
- the tfrA gene encoding fumarate reductase (CoM/CoB) subunit TfrA, which translates into the protein MEIKTISTDVLIIGSGGAGSRAAIEVDKAGLKPLIVSKGLTFRSGCTGMAEGGYNAVFKAVDADDSIEAHIEDTLKGGSYLNDKKLVDILVHEAPDRLIDLENYGAIFDRQESGKINQRPFGGQQYRRTCFQGDRTGHELMTALKEEIIKRDIDTIEEVMVTSLVLDENLRQVIGAVGFDLANSQIIYFKSKAVILASGGAGNLYPITSNTTQKNGDGFMLAWNAGANLIDMEQIQFHPTGMVTPDSKKGILVTEAVRAEGGKLLNKDGERFMKKYAPEKMELATRDVVARSIYQEIIEERGSEHGGVYLDISHLPDDLIDEKLETMVLQFKNVGIDIKNEKIEVAPTAHHFMGGVKIKTDCSTNINNLFAAGEVSGGVHGANRLGGNALADTQVFGKIAGETASKIAKQTELKENLEMVNEEKARIESLIKDGSINPVTFKNNLKKLMWEKVGIVRDEKTLNDALKELQEMKKDLDNLKVENKSQYNNELVTALEVINMVEIATLVVKSAILRRESRGAHFRSDFPKSNDSWKKSIVLNKNKIKFEAR